The sequence GTTGCCAGATAAAAGCTGTCGCGGGCGGCGATGAAATCGGCTTCGGCGAAACTGAGTTCGGTGCCGCGTTCCATTTGTTCCATACGAACATACGAACGTCGCGAACCGTATTTTTCCTGCTGTGCTTTGACGTTTTCGGTGAAAGCAATTTCCGCAAAGTTCCTTGCCATGATTTTCTCCATTGGCAGCACTGGAGCGCGGCTCCAGCGCTGCCAACCGTTTTAGAAGGTCAAAATGGCATAACCTTCTGCCGTCAGTCGCGCGAGGCTTGGCAAGCCGGAAGTTTGCGGCACAGCGTTATCTTTGATGAGTTCGAGACCGCAAGCCTCCGCGCCCTCGCGCGCGCCGAAGACATCGGCGCAACCGCACGAGACGCCTGCGACTTTGTCTTTGACCGCCGTGAACAAGGCGAACGCCGGATGATCAGGTTTGACCAGTTCGCTTGCCCAACGCGTACCCGCGCCTTGAAATAACACGGTGACTTCATCGCCGCGTTGTTTGAAATCGTAAGCCGCCGCCAGTCCGTTGAAGAGACGACCGAGCGCTTCTTCCGTACTGGTTTTAGGGTCAGCCAGAATAATGATTGCTGCTTTCATTGGAAATGTTCCCTCCTTGCGAGATGATGATTGGTTGATTTGCCTTACGGCATCGGCACAGCGCATTGCCGTGCGATGAGTTAAAGTGCATACGTTGTGCCGTTCGCTGAAAAATCTTCATCACGCTGAAAGCAAATGAGTTAGCTTTGGTTTGAACAAGTTTGCCGAAGCACGAAATTTCGTTATCCAACGAGTACCCGTGTTGCCAATCACGAAAGTCCGTGTAGCGTTATTCGCAATGGAACTCGAATCATTACAAGCCGTCGCGGCTGGTGTTGATTCTCGGCGAATCCGGCACCGGCAAAGAGTTGAAAATGTGTGGTTGATTTTAATTGGATTGGCACAAAAACAGGCGGTCAAAACCACCTGCTCGCTTACTGACGGGGTTTATTTCAAAAGATTTCTAATCCAGCAAAAGAGGGATAAATCCATTTCAGGAGGAGAATGCAAACGAAAAATACGAGCTAAGAAGCTAGCTCTCTATGCTTTTGCGAAGCATTCTTAAAAGCAATTCTTTACTGGGAGTCGGGGTTCGAGTCCCATTATCCGAATACAACCGGCAGGCATAGGTTGCCCCTTCAGCCAGTCCTTCTAAATCCTGCCCGTTCACTTTTATTGAGGGAGAACCTTGAAACCCGAGCAACTCTGCCTCTTCATAAGAGTCTATTCTTTTTAGCGAAAAGTGAATCTTTCCATGCAATTCCCGGGTTGCAGCGAGCAGATTATCAAAGGTCTTTTTATAGGCGGGACAGCCATCAAAATAATAAAGTTCAATCAATATCTCTTTTTCCATAATTCGATTTTATTCGGGGGCTGTCGGTTTATTTACGGCTCTTCGAGTTGTACGCCTAATCCGAGGGCGAGCCGATTGACAAAATTGAAATAAGCAATGATGGCAACAACATCATGTATTCCCGCATCAGTGATTCCCACCGCTCTCAATGATACGAGGTCAGCTTCAGTAATCGAACTGCCTGAGACCGTTAATTTCCTTGCATATTCGACAAGCGCGCTTTGCCTCTCGTTAAGTGTCGCTTTCGCGGGATTCGTCATCAGTTCGTTTATGAAATGGTCATTTTTGGTTAATGCACGAAGAGCCTCTCCGTGATGAACCGTTCAGTAATGACACTGGTTGATCACCGAAACCGTAACTGCAATCAACTCGCGCTCCTGGCGGGTCAATTCTGATCGCCCAAACATCAACTTGCGGTACAGGTTAAGGTGCGCAGTCAGGGCTTCAGGATGCAGGCTATGTATTTTCAGAATATTTCCGACGCGACCGCGCGATAAGGAAACCTGGTCGTAAACTTCTCGTAGCTTGCCTTCGGCTTTGTCCTCATCTATCACTTTGATCCAAGCCATGATATCTCCCTGATTTATCTACAGGCGACTATTATTTTTCCTCGCGAATTATTCCATAAAAAGGTTCTAAAAGGCATTAAGCCCGTTTAGATAAGCTTTCGGAATCTATCCGGGAAACCAGTGGTGCAGCCTTTTGCATAATATACCCAGGTAAATGATTTGAATGTAACTGCTATTACTGATCCTTAGAGCATGACCATCCATAATGCTCCTTCAATTTGAAGATCGCGCTTAATGTGAGTGCGGAAACCGATTATCAATTTTTTAAAAGCAGTTGGAGGTCTGACATGACAAACCGGTTAATTAGTGAGCTTTCGTCTTCACAGTTTCTTACGCTGATAGAAGGTGAAAGGATAGTCTTAGCAGATTTTTTCGCGACCTGGTGCGGACCCTGTAAGGCAATGGAACCGGTTATTGAGCGCCTTGCCGAACAACTGGCTCCGAGTGTCGAAGTGGTCAAAATCAATATCGATAATTGCCCTGAGCTTGCGCAACAGTTTGGCGTGCGCGGCGTACCCAGCTTTCTCGTCTTCAGCAATGGAAAGCTGGGTGAGCGAGCCGTCGGAATCATCAGCGAAAAAGCGCTCACCTCACTCATTGAACCGTACCTTGCTGGTGCTGAAAAAAAGGTCTCCGCATAAAACATCAAGGTTATGTAGGTGTAATTACTGAAGCCTTTCAGCCTTTCACCTACACTGAAGCCGAATAAATAAATTGCGTCTGTTTCGATTGGACGGAACCAGTTCAGAGCAGAAAATTTACGACTTTTGAAAAAAGGAGAGGCAATATGCCGTTAGCACAAATCAAAGGACTCGGTGGCTATTTAACCATCGAACAAAAACAGGAACTCATCAGGAAAATTACTGATGCCATCGTTTCGGTCGAGGGCGAAGGATTGCGCCCGGTCACCTGGGTGCTCATCGAAGATGTCAATCCCGGTGAATGGGGCGTGGGTGGAGAGCCTGTCTCGCTTTCATTGCTCAAAGAAATGGCTTTACAAGCCCAATAAAAATTCACATCAACCAAGAGAGGTTACAAACATGAAATTTACTATTCACAATAAAACAACTGCGCCAGAGGCTTCTCAACCGATTTTGCAAGCCGTTGAAAGAGCCTACGGTTTTATCCCAAATCTCTATGGCGTATTTGCCGAATCTCCGGCGGCTGTGCAGGCTTATGTGGCATTGTCCGAAGCCCTCAAGAAGAGCGCGCTTTCGCCCATCGAGCAACAGGTGGTAGCCATTGCCGTCAGTACAGAAAATGACTGCGCCTATTGCGTTGCGGCGCACTCAGGAATGGCTTCCATGATGAAGATGCCGGATGCGACGCTTTGCGAACTCCGCGAACAACGTCCGTTGTCAGACCCCAAACTCAAAGTGTTGCGAGATTTCACGCTCGCGGTGGTGAAAGAACGGGGTTGGGTTGCCCCCACAGAAGTTGAAGCCTTTCTGGGAGCAGGTTACAGTCGGCGG is a genomic window of Acidobacteriota bacterium containing:
- a CDS encoding thioredoxin family protein; the protein is MEKEILIELYYFDGCPAYKKTFDNLLAATRELHGKIHFSLKRIDSYEEAELLGFQGSPSIKVNGQDLEGLAEGATYACRLYSDNGTRTPTPSKELLLRMLRKSIES
- the trxA gene encoding thioredoxin — encoded protein: MTNRLISELSSSQFLTLIEGERIVLADFFATWCGPCKAMEPVIERLAEQLAPSVEVVKINIDNCPELAQQFGVRGVPSFLVFSNGKLGERAVGIISEKALTSLIEPYLAGAEKKVSA
- a CDS encoding 4-oxalocrotonate tautomerase family protein, producing the protein MPLAQIKGLGGYLTIEQKQELIRKITDAIVSVEGEGLRPVTWVLIEDVNPGEWGVGGEPVSLSLLKEMALQAQ
- a CDS encoding peroxidase-related enzyme (This protein belongs to a clade of uncharacterized proteins related to peroxidases such as the alkylhydroperoxidase AhpD.); translation: MAWIKVIDEDKAEGKLREVYDQVSLSRGRVGNILKIHSLHPEALTAHLNLYRKLMFGRSELTRQERELIAVTVSVINQCHYUTVHHGEALRALTKNDHFINELMTNPAKATLNERQSALVEYARKLTVSGSSITEADLVSLRAVGITDAGIHDVVAIIAYFNFVNRLALGLGVQLEEP
- a CDS encoding DsrE family protein, whose product is MKAAIIILADPKTSTEEALGRLFNGLAAAYDFKQRGDEVTVLFQGAGTRWASELVKPDHPAFALFTAVKDKVAGVSCGCADVFGAREGAEACGLELIKDNAVPQTSGLPSLARLTAEGYAILTF
- a CDS encoding carboxymuconolactone decarboxylase family protein, encoding MKFTIHNKTTAPEASQPILQAVERAYGFIPNLYGVFAESPAAVQAYVALSEALKKSALSPIEQQVVAIAVSTENDCAYCVAAHSGMASMMKMPDATLCELREQRPLSDPKLKVLRDFTLAVVKERGWVAPTEVEAFLGAGYSRRQLLEVITVVAMKTLSNYVNHIAETPLDQAFESKQWSAKKEHQTA